One genomic window of Candidatus Trichorickettsia mobilis includes the following:
- a CDS encoding acetyl/propionyl/methylcrotonyl-CoA carboxylase subunit alpha, with protein sequence MNKPLFDKVLIANRGEIALRIMRSLKKMGIKSVAVYSEADTNAMHVQYADEAYYIGNSPATESYLSIKNIINAIRASGASAVHPGYGFLAENSNFANILKREGVTLIGPSAQAIKQMGDKIAAKKIAIEAGVTTVPGYMGTINTVNQAINIAEDIGFPVIVKAAAGGGGRGMRVVKNSQEMTAAFSSARLEAVNSFSDGRVFIEKLISSPRHIEIQLLADQHGNAVCLGERECSIQRYHQKVIEEAPSPFLNEDTRQKMYAEVIALSRKVGYYSAGTVEFMVTADSNFYFLEMNTRLQVEHPVTELVTGIDIVEEMIKIAAGEKLAFSQQDIVLKGWAIESRICAEDPSRGFLPSSGRITEYSEPPKSSNIRIDNGIGSGGEVSMFYDSMIAKLCTYHDTREQAIEVMRSALSSYIIKGIAHNISFLEAVMSNPRFISGDINTGFIAEEYPDGFSGAALTSEITEVFLSTAIYIYIAEQKRAASIFGQIIDQTNNIGTRWVVSIDDKLFPILIKPVADGYNIRQGSNRIYIRSNWNLGSHLFSGLVNGNKVNVKIERIRTGYMLTHSGLSVNAFVRSPRMSELEALMISKPHVDILTTLHAPLAGQIAAIKVQVGEQVVPGQDIMILTAMKMENVITAERTSTIAKILVNEKDQVFANQVLIEFEESA encoded by the coding sequence ATGAATAAACCATTATTTGATAAAGTTTTAATCGCTAACAGAGGTGAAATCGCCCTTAGAATTATGCGTTCGCTAAAAAAAATGGGCATCAAATCTGTTGCCGTTTATTCTGAAGCTGATACCAATGCCATGCATGTGCAATATGCCGATGAAGCCTATTATATTGGGAATTCTCCGGCTACTGAAAGCTATTTATCCATAAAAAATATTATCAATGCCATCAGAGCAAGCGGGGCAAGCGCGGTTCATCCAGGATACGGATTTTTAGCAGAAAATTCAAATTTTGCTAATATTTTAAAAAGAGAGGGTGTAACTTTAATTGGCCCTAGTGCGCAAGCAATTAAACAAATGGGTGATAAGATAGCTGCTAAAAAAATTGCAATTGAAGCTGGAGTAACTACAGTTCCAGGCTATATGGGCACCATTAATACAGTAAATCAAGCAATTAACATAGCAGAAGATATTGGATTCCCGGTAATAGTAAAAGCTGCTGCTGGCGGTGGTGGTAGAGGGATGCGAGTAGTCAAAAACTCACAAGAAATGACTGCTGCTTTTTCATCGGCCAGATTAGAAGCAGTAAATAGTTTTAGTGACGGTAGAGTATTTATTGAAAAACTGATCTCGTCACCACGACATATTGAAATACAATTACTAGCTGATCAACATGGAAATGCCGTGTGTCTTGGTGAACGTGAATGTTCAATTCAACGATATCATCAAAAAGTGATTGAAGAAGCCCCAAGCCCGTTCTTAAATGAAGATACTAGGCAAAAAATGTATGCTGAAGTGATAGCATTATCTCGTAAGGTAGGATACTACTCTGCTGGCACTGTTGAGTTTATGGTGACTGCTGATAGTAATTTTTACTTTCTTGAGATGAATACCAGACTGCAAGTTGAGCACCCGGTAACTGAGTTGGTTACCGGAATCGATATTGTTGAAGAAATGATTAAAATTGCTGCCGGAGAAAAATTAGCTTTCTCACAACAGGATATAGTCTTAAAAGGCTGGGCCATTGAATCACGAATTTGCGCAGAAGATCCCTCAAGAGGATTCTTGCCTTCCAGCGGTAGAATTACCGAATATTCAGAACCACCAAAGAGCTCTAATATCAGAATAGATAATGGCATTGGCTCTGGTGGTGAAGTCAGCATGTTTTATGATTCGATGATTGCTAAATTATGTACTTATCATGACACTCGTGAGCAAGCTATAGAAGTGATGCGTTCCGCTTTAAGTTCTTATATCATTAAGGGTATAGCTCATAATATAAGTTTTTTGGAAGCAGTAATGTCAAATCCGCGATTTATTAGCGGTGATATTAATACTGGCTTTATCGCAGAAGAATATCCTGACGGCTTTTCTGGAGCGGCCTTAACTTCAGAGATTACCGAAGTATTCCTGTCAACTGCAATATATATATATATTGCGGAACAAAAAAGAGCCGCATCAATCTTCGGACAAATTATCGACCAAACTAACAATATTGGTACGCGTTGGGTAGTGTCTATCGATGATAAACTGTTTCCAATATTAATCAAACCGGTTGCAGACGGGTATAATATCAGACAAGGATCAAATAGAATCTACATCCGCAGTAACTGGAATTTAGGCAGTCATTTATTTAGTGGTTTGGTTAATGGCAATAAAGTAAATGTCAAAATTGAAAGAATTCGCACTGGTTATATGCTAACGCACTCAGGGCTTAGTGTTAATGCTTTTGTACGCTCTCCTAGAATGTCAGAGCTGGAAGCACTAATGATTTCCAAGCCGCATGTTGATATTTTAACAACTTTACACGCTCCTCTAGCTGGACAAATAGCTGCAATTAAAGTGCAAGTAGGTGAACAAGTAGTCCCTGGGCAAGATATTATGATTTTGACAGCAATGAAGATGGAGAATGTAATTACAGCAGAACGAACCTCCACTATCGCCAAAATATTAGTCAATGAAAAAGATCAAGTATTTGCCAATCAGGTTCTAATTGAATTTGAGGAGAGTGCTTAA
- a CDS encoding acyl-CoA carboxylase subunit beta has product MNQTTLQSQDILDEKRNIARQGGGIKRISIQHAKGKLTARERIEVLLDPDSFEETGMFVEHRCDNFGMRDKIFPGDGVVTGHGTINGRLVFVYSQDFTVHGGSLGEYHAKKICNIMDSALKVGAPVIGINDSGGARIQEGVDALGGYGELFNRNVLASGVIPQITLIMGPCAGGAVYSPALTDFIFMVQDSSYMFVTGPEVVKTVTGEEVSQEKLGGARMHTTKSGVADLAFKNDVEALLETRRFFNFLPLSNTAPLPIRDTKDPADRVDMSLTTLVPSNPNKPYDMTELLERIVDEGEFFELQPNFAKNIIIGFGYMEGRSVGFVANQPLHLAGCLDINASRKAARFIRFCDAFSIPLVTLVDVPGFLPGVDQEYNGIIKHGAKLLYAYAEATVPKITVITRKAYGGAYIVMNSKHLCGDINYAWVNSEIAVMGAEGAAEIIFKEECKDLELKKQKIAEYRETITSPFIAASRGHLDDIIKPQNTRWRICKALNFLQNKKVHTPWKKHDNLPL; this is encoded by the coding sequence ATGAATCAAACCACATTACAAAGTCAAGATATATTGGATGAAAAACGAAATATTGCCAGGCAAGGTGGAGGAATCAAACGTATTTCTATCCAACATGCAAAAGGGAAGTTAACTGCCAGAGAACGGATTGAGGTTCTTTTAGATCCAGATAGCTTTGAAGAAACTGGGATGTTCGTTGAACATCGATGCGATAATTTCGGAATGCGCGATAAAATCTTTCCTGGAGACGGAGTAGTAACTGGTCACGGTACTATCAATGGTAGGTTAGTCTTTGTTTATAGTCAGGATTTTACGGTACATGGCGGCTCTCTTGGTGAATATCATGCCAAAAAAATCTGTAATATTATGGATTCTGCACTAAAGGTAGGCGCACCGGTTATTGGAATTAATGATTCTGGTGGTGCCAGAATTCAGGAAGGAGTCGATGCTCTCGGTGGCTACGGTGAATTATTTAACCGTAACGTCCTAGCCTCTGGCGTCATTCCACAAATAACTTTAATCATGGGTCCTTGTGCCGGTGGGGCAGTATATTCCCCCGCCCTTACTGATTTTATCTTCATGGTACAGGACTCTTCTTACATGTTCGTGACTGGACCAGAAGTAGTAAAAACGGTAACTGGCGAAGAAGTGAGCCAAGAAAAACTTGGCGGCGCTCGAATGCATACCACTAAAAGTGGTGTTGCCGACCTGGCTTTTAAAAATGACGTTGAAGCATTATTAGAAACTAGAAGATTTTTTAATTTTTTACCACTATCCAATACTGCTCCGCTACCGATTAGAGATACTAAAGATCCTGCTGATCGAGTCGATATGTCTCTTACTACCTTAGTACCATCAAATCCGAATAAACCCTACGATATGACTGAATTGTTAGAACGTATAGTTGATGAAGGAGAGTTTTTTGAGCTTCAACCAAATTTTGCCAAGAATATTATTATCGGCTTTGGCTATATGGAAGGAAGATCAGTTGGCTTTGTTGCCAATCAACCACTGCATTTAGCAGGATGCCTGGATATTAACGCCTCAAGAAAAGCAGCACGATTTATCCGCTTTTGCGATGCTTTTAGCATCCCGCTAGTGACACTAGTTGATGTTCCAGGATTCTTGCCTGGTGTAGATCAAGAATATAATGGTATTATCAAACACGGAGCTAAATTGCTCTATGCTTATGCAGAAGCAACTGTACCAAAGATTACTGTAATTACTAGAAAAGCATATGGCGGTGCCTACATAGTTATGAATTCAAAACATCTATGCGGAGATATAAATTACGCCTGGGTTAATTCTGAAATTGCGGTTATGGGCGCTGAGGGAGCAGCAGAAATAATATTTAAAGAAGAGTGTAAGGATTTAGAGTTAAAAAAACAAAAAATTGCAGAATATAGAGAAACTATTACCTCACCTTTTATCGCTGCTTCCAGAGGCCATTTGGATGACATAATTAAACCTCAAAACACCAGATGGCGTATATGTAAGGCACTCAATTTTTTGCAGAATAAAAAGGTGCACACGCCATGGAAAAAACATGATAATTTACCGTTGTAA
- a CDS encoding flagellar basal body FlgE domain-containing protein produces the protein MSKSDNYLRLLMDASKRETTNINRSRVNAAKGDTTSFSQFVSGTASIVTEQKRSTINVQGAVVNTGIVSDISVQGKGMLVVKESSTSKANLYTRDGSFRLNNKGDWLNPSGCVLLGWKLDAGGNLPANSSLLDSLERINVSGSSSQATASDKITVGANLNADKIVLEGAGEVFAVNKTGINASIKIDEILMPEIRNSGSLTLGDSFTLRADQNTARTFVYGGISMSKQISTTSFYGATSVGGQFRIVPGAPANVNELQVDSGIMVRVAGGDWSNFKAVANNANTGQLEFNSLQSLGEKLKSLDLITLIKDNRLVIAPKDGNSTVEFQNFGGSNMVETLGLVNIPAATANTERFSTLQMLRDKINATKDTSGLFAELNPTSGSVNVHSLLATSQFTIAGQSLGIRDFSRATIGGTGISLNGILLTPERAKATVAITSPKHGLQSGDFVNITGGMHPNIPDGKYMVSGANSDSFFIYLAATPVNIEALNVPNAGLNINGNFTWQKIAGQAFAPSVNLINASITAANPGGAMEITNVGHGLANNDLIFISGLGAVQVGGAIFGNAANANVHIPDGYYVATVVDANRFTIIPIETVAGNVALAGPGGLVPVPAAPAEVFAGNFTYRKVGLGAGLPVINTNVMVTTLGANGLGLNSNRVKLFMPSHNYTIGDSIRLTGLAAPVVVDGVTVRNNVRYKVVDIPNAAALLAGAPNYVTFEVINDGFAATGNDIVGMQTYDIASLGAGFRVDHYSRAFEYLSLNQEKFTFDPTYSASDTKLGLSSGNHSIDRIFSHSFVVFDSLGGQHTLLARFARLGQNRWTVEIGAIKNDDGTFDVKTTRADGVLQSGTLTFEPNGALQSIGDLAAPITAEWTNGSAPGSITIDWGSTGNLVGVGSREGIRQVIAADNVLMFDANGNTAGTLTDVNIDENGNFIAIYDNGTSQKLYRIPIATMIDLDNGMEAYASGYRNKFPVILKEPGVAGTATIISRSVEGANIDSTESLIDLQGYANDISAVAKTLSMENNNLKTIINAIDVR, from the coding sequence ATGTCAAAATCGGATAATTATTTAAGATTGTTAATGGACGCCAGTAAAAGAGAGACCACTAACATTAACAGATCCAGAGTTAACGCTGCTAAAGGAGATACCACCTCATTCTCCCAGTTTGTTTCTGGAACCGCCTCCATAGTAACTGAACAAAAGAGAAGTACTATAAATGTACAAGGTGCTGTCGTTAACACAGGTATTGTCTCTGATATCTCAGTTCAGGGCAAAGGTATGCTAGTGGTCAAAGAAAGCTCCACATCTAAAGCTAATCTTTATACACGCGATGGTTCATTCAGATTAAACAATAAAGGAGACTGGCTTAATCCCAGCGGCTGCGTGTTGCTTGGATGGAAATTGGATGCAGGAGGAAATCTACCTGCCAATAGTTCGTTATTAGATTCTTTAGAGAGAATCAATGTTAGTGGCAGCAGCTCACAAGCAACTGCCAGTGATAAAATAACAGTTGGCGCAAATTTAAATGCAGACAAAATCGTGCTAGAAGGAGCTGGGGAAGTATTCGCAGTCAATAAAACCGGTATCAATGCTTCAATCAAAATTGATGAAATTTTAATGCCTGAAATCCGTAACTCTGGTAGCCTTACGCTAGGTGATTCATTTACTCTTAGAGCTGACCAGAATACTGCTAGAACGTTTGTATATGGCGGAATATCCATGTCCAAACAAATATCTACAACTTCTTTTTATGGAGCTACTAGCGTTGGTGGTCAATTTAGAATAGTACCAGGCGCTCCTGCCAATGTTAATGAGTTACAGGTAGATTCAGGTATTATGGTAAGAGTAGCTGGTGGAGATTGGAGTAATTTTAAAGCTGTTGCTAATAATGCTAATACTGGTCAGCTTGAGTTTAACAGTTTGCAGTCTCTGGGAGAAAAACTAAAATCACTAGATTTAATCACCTTAATTAAGGACAACCGACTAGTTATTGCTCCAAAAGATGGAAATTCAACTGTTGAATTTCAAAATTTTGGCGGCAGCAACATGGTTGAAACCTTAGGTTTAGTTAATATCCCTGCAGCTACCGCAAATACTGAGAGATTTTCAACCCTTCAAATGCTGCGTGATAAAATTAATGCTACCAAAGATACATCTGGACTTTTTGCTGAACTTAATCCAACATCAGGCTCAGTTAATGTACATTCATTACTTGCAACCTCACAATTTACTATTGCTGGCCAATCATTAGGAATAAGAGATTTTTCTAGGGCAACTATCGGTGGTACTGGTATCAGCTTGAATGGTATTCTTTTAACTCCAGAAAGAGCTAAAGCTACTGTAGCAATAACTTCACCAAAACATGGGCTACAATCTGGAGATTTTGTTAATATTACTGGTGGAATGCATCCTAATATTCCAGATGGGAAATATATGGTTAGTGGAGCTAATAGCGATTCTTTTTTCATTTATTTAGCAGCTACCCCAGTTAATATTGAAGCGCTGAATGTGCCAAATGCTGGCCTCAACATCAACGGAAATTTTACTTGGCAAAAAATAGCTGGACAGGCTTTTGCTCCAAGTGTTAACCTTATTAATGCAAGTATCACCGCTGCTAATCCAGGTGGTGCTATGGAAATTACTAATGTTGGCCATGGATTAGCAAATAATGACCTAATTTTTATTAGCGGTCTAGGAGCAGTGCAAGTTGGTGGAGCAATTTTTGGCAACGCTGCGAATGCGAACGTTCACATACCTGATGGGTACTATGTAGCTACGGTAGTAGATGCCAATAGATTTACTATTATTCCAATAGAAACTGTCGCAGGTAACGTAGCTTTAGCAGGTCCAGGTGGACTTGTTCCTGTACCTGCTGCTCCAGCTGAAGTTTTTGCTGGAAATTTTACTTATAGGAAAGTTGGTCTTGGAGCTGGTTTACCTGTTATAAATACCAACGTTATGGTGACTACTCTTGGTGCTAATGGACTAGGGCTTAACTCAAATCGAGTAAAACTCTTTATGCCAAGCCATAATTACACCATTGGTGACTCTATCCGTCTTACTGGTTTAGCAGCACCAGTAGTAGTTGATGGCGTTACTGTACGAAATAATGTAAGATATAAAGTAGTAGATATACCAAATGCAGCAGCTTTACTAGCTGGTGCGCCTAATTACGTCACCTTTGAAGTAATAAATGACGGTTTTGCTGCTACTGGTAATGACATAGTAGGTATGCAAACCTATGACATTGCTAGTCTTGGTGCTGGTTTCCGAGTTGATCATTACAGCCGTGCTTTTGAATATTTAAGTTTAAATCAAGAAAAATTTACATTTGACCCTACTTATAGTGCTAGCGATACTAAATTAGGTCTATCTAGTGGAAATCATTCAATAGACCGTATCTTTTCACATTCATTTGTAGTATTTGATAGTTTGGGTGGACAACATACGCTCTTGGCTAGATTTGCTCGACTTGGCCAGAATCGTTGGACAGTAGAGATAGGTGCTATCAAAAATGATGATGGTACTTTTGATGTTAAAACGACTAGAGCAGATGGTGTTCTCCAATCTGGAACCTTAACATTTGAACCTAATGGCGCGCTGCAGTCTATAGGAGATCTAGCAGCTCCTATTACAGCAGAATGGACAAATGGTAGTGCACCAGGTAGCATTACTATAGATTGGGGAAGCACAGGAAACCTTGTTGGAGTTGGATCTCGGGAAGGTATTAGACAAGTTATAGCTGCTGATAATGTATTAATGTTTGATGCAAATGGTAATACTGCTGGAACTTTAACAGATGTCAATATTGATGAAAATGGTAATTTCATTGCTATTTATGATAATGGTACTAGCCAAAAATTATATAGAATTCCAATTGCTACTATGATTGACCTGGATAATGGCATGGAAGCTTATGCTTCTGGCTATCGCAACAAGTTTCCTGTCATTCTTAAAGAGCCTGGTGTGGCCGGTACAGCAACTATTATCTCAAGGAGCGTGGAAGGAGCAAATATTGATTCTACCGAGAGCTTGATAGACCTTCAAGGTTATGCCAATGATATTTCAGCTGTCGCAAAAACATTAAGTATGGAAAATAATAATCTTAAAACCATTATTAATGCAATTGATGTTCGCTAA
- a CDS encoding cell division/cell wall cluster transcriptional repressor MraZ encodes MNIFLSKYINNLDKKSRVSVPASYRLVLSGQNFNGIIAYPSFRNKCIEACSIARLETLSQVIQNLDPYSEERDAFETIILGEAVQLAFDGEGRVVLPKSLLEHAEMEEQVCFVGKGVVFEMWQPQNFDTYLVAARQVAQNNRLTLKDRPVA; translated from the coding sequence ATGAATATTTTTTTATCAAAATATATTAATAACCTTGATAAAAAGAGCAGAGTCTCAGTGCCTGCGAGTTATAGGCTTGTGTTGTCTGGACAGAATTTCAATGGAATTATTGCGTATCCATCATTCAGAAATAAATGCATAGAAGCTTGTAGTATTGCCAGACTTGAAACTCTTAGTCAGGTTATTCAAAATCTTGATCCATATTCTGAAGAGCGAGATGCTTTTGAAACTATAATCCTTGGTGAGGCGGTACAGTTAGCTTTTGATGGAGAAGGGCGAGTGGTGTTACCGAAATCATTGCTTGAGCATGCTGAAATGGAAGAGCAGGTATGTTTTGTCGGAAAAGGAGTGGTTTTTGAAATGTGGCAACCTCAGAATTTTGATACTTATTTAGTGGCAGCAAGACAAGTTGCGCAAAATAATCGTTTAACATTAAAGGATAGACCTGTTGCATAA
- the rsmH gene encoding 16S rRNA (cytosine(1402)-N(4))-methyltransferase RsmH, with protein sequence MLAHTPVLLNEMIKYLAPRVGENFLDCTFGAGGYSAAILNSCECKLTAIDRDPAVQEYADNCSREYKDRFKFINSSFAEISKTFTGIKFDGIVADLGMSSMQLDIGARGFSFTHDGPLDMRMSSRGEDAAEFVNNASEADIADVIYQYGDEPFARKIARSIINERKIEPITNTARLAKIVRSSVGFKKGKIDPATKSFQAIRIYVNDELKQLRILLEQSLKLLAPNGRLVIVSFHSLEDRIVKDFLRSNSAKIMARSKYAKPMIEVQDSELLRILTKKPISPLRDEILINPRSRSAKLRAAIRKGASK encoded by the coding sequence ATGTTAGCCCATACACCAGTGTTATTAAATGAAATGATAAAGTATCTTGCTCCAAGAGTTGGTGAGAATTTTTTAGATTGTACGTTTGGTGCTGGTGGTTACAGCGCAGCGATTCTGAATAGTTGTGAATGTAAGCTAACTGCTATTGATCGAGATCCTGCTGTGCAGGAATATGCTGATAATTGCTCTCGTGAATATAAAGATCGTTTTAAATTTATTAATAGTAGTTTTGCCGAAATAAGCAAAACTTTTACTGGTATTAAGTTTGATGGCATAGTTGCAGATCTTGGCATGTCGAGTATGCAACTTGACATAGGTGCGCGTGGCTTCTCATTTACTCATGATGGGCCGTTGGATATGAGGATGAGTAGCAGAGGTGAAGACGCGGCCGAATTTGTTAATAATGCCAGTGAAGCTGATATTGCTGATGTGATTTATCAATATGGTGATGAGCCTTTTGCTCGAAAGATAGCAAGGTCAATTATTAATGAACGTAAGATTGAGCCAATAACCAATACAGCTAGATTAGCTAAGATAGTGCGTAGTAGCGTAGGATTCAAAAAAGGTAAAATTGATCCAGCAACTAAGAGTTTTCAAGCAATCAGGATTTATGTCAACGATGAATTGAAACAATTAAGAATCTTATTGGAGCAATCGTTAAAGCTATTAGCTCCTAATGGTAGATTAGTAATTGTATCGTTCCATTCTTTGGAGGATCGTATAGTTAAAGATTTTTTAAGAAGCAATTCAGCAAAAATTATGGCTAGATCAAAATATGCTAAACCAATGATAGAAGTTCAAGATTCAGAATTATTAAGAATTCTTACTAAAAAACCGATTTCACCGTTAAGAGATGAGATTTTGATCAATCCAAGATCTAGATCAGCAAAGCTTAGAGCAGCAATAAGGAAAGGAGCAAGTAAATGA
- a CDS encoding penicillin-binding protein 2, which produces MDSCLRRNDKEYRDNREHWNDNKGFKNDVSQKSIYQIIFAWDLYDHSARFRIVIIIGIFALCFIGLAYRLLIVTNSNHLKSNEYSAKTNFRKEIVDRYGKVLTISVPSSSLFAYPAKITDPRQSLNKLSKIIPNLNIEKLLLELSGNKNFVWIARDLSPAIQTEITNLGLPGFGFEREQKRVYLFGRVLSHIIGYVGRDLIGLAGLEKKYDQFLRNVDQVNSDNNANAALELSVDVRLQTILSEELESTIQQFNAIGGAAIVANPHNGEILAMVSKPDFDPHHPQKATNTQLFNTASHGIYEIGSGFKSVTIAIGLDTEAITVHDAYNISYMRVGRFEVKDYHPRSGWHSVAEIFLHSSNIGTSQIILEIGKNNFKKYLKNLGLLEQLTIELPERGTPLFPADSRWTDLSLVTMSYGYGISISPLHFVQAMLPVVNGGYLYPLTLIKKQNNQLIGKRVFSEETSRQMRKLLRLVVKEGTGKRADVKGYLVGGKTGTANKSVAGRYAQNSRISSFFGMLPASNPQYVIYVMLDDPKGNKQTSGHATAGWNAAPLVNKIFERMVALYGLSAIDEESSEIQNILNIDYKIDHEI; this is translated from the coding sequence ATGGATTCCTGCCTACGCAGGAATGACAAAGAGTACAGGGATAATAGAGAGCACTGGAATGACAATAAAGGTTTCAAGAACGACGTAAGTCAGAAAAGCATATATCAGATTATTTTTGCGTGGGATTTATATGATCATAGTGCCAGATTCAGGATTGTAATAATTATTGGCATTTTTGCTCTGTGCTTTATCGGTTTGGCTTATCGTTTATTGATTGTAACCAATAGTAATCATCTCAAATCCAATGAATATTCAGCTAAAACTAATTTTAGAAAAGAAATAGTAGATCGTTACGGTAAGGTGTTGACTATAAGCGTACCTTCATCATCATTATTTGCATATCCGGCTAAGATAACTGATCCACGACAGTCATTAAATAAATTATCTAAAATCATCCCAAATCTAAATATAGAAAAATTATTGCTTGAATTATCTGGTAATAAAAATTTTGTTTGGATAGCACGTGACCTTAGCCCAGCAATACAAACTGAAATTACTAATCTTGGGTTACCAGGATTTGGTTTTGAGCGTGAACAAAAACGAGTTTATCTTTTTGGTCGAGTACTTTCTCATATTATTGGTTATGTAGGTAGGGATTTAATCGGACTTGCAGGATTAGAAAAGAAATATGATCAATTCTTACGAAATGTTGACCAGGTAAATAGTGATAATAATGCTAATGCAGCATTAGAATTGTCTGTAGATGTCAGGTTACAGACGATCTTAAGCGAGGAATTAGAGTCTACCATACAACAATTTAATGCGATTGGTGGTGCTGCTATTGTTGCAAACCCTCATAACGGCGAAATCTTGGCAATGGTATCTAAACCAGATTTTGATCCTCATCATCCGCAGAAAGCAACGAATACTCAGCTATTTAATACAGCAAGTCATGGAATTTATGAAATTGGTTCGGGTTTTAAGTCGGTAACGATTGCCATAGGATTGGATACAGAAGCAATAACTGTACATGATGCCTATAACATCAGTTATATGCGAGTAGGGAGATTTGAGGTTAAAGATTATCATCCCAGAAGCGGTTGGCATAGTGTTGCTGAGATTTTTCTACATTCTTCTAATATTGGTACTAGTCAAATTATTCTTGAGATTGGTAAGAATAATTTTAAAAAATATCTCAAAAATTTAGGGTTGCTAGAGCAATTAACTATTGAATTGCCGGAACGTGGTACTCCACTTTTTCCTGCTGATAGTCGTTGGACTGATTTAAGTTTGGTCACTATGTCTTATGGTTATGGGATTTCGATTAGTCCGCTACATTTTGTGCAAGCGATGTTACCAGTAGTAAATGGTGGTTATTTATATCCATTAACTTTAATAAAAAAACAAAATAATCAGCTTATTGGGAAAAGAGTATTTAGTGAAGAAACTTCTAGGCAAATGCGAAAATTGCTACGTTTAGTGGTGAAAGAGGGAACTGGAAAAAGAGCAGATGTCAAAGGTTATTTAGTTGGCGGCAAAACCGGTACGGCTAATAAGTCTGTTGCTGGGCGTTATGCTCAAAATAGTAGAATATCATCATTTTTCGGGATGTTGCCGGCATCAAATCCGCAATATGTTATTTATGTGATGCTTGATGATCCAAAAGGCAATAAACAGACCTCCGGACATGCTACCGCCGGCTGGAACGCTGCGCCCTTAGTAAATAAAATTTTTGAACGGATGGTGGCTTTATACGGACTCAGTGCAATTGATGAAGAAAGTTCGGAAATCCAGAATATATTAAATATA